A genomic segment from uncultured Alistipes sp. encodes:
- a CDS encoding glycogen debranching enzyme N-terminal domain-containing protein: MSALTFDKSELGNLEYSLQREMLATDRIGGYMSTTIVCCNTRRYHGLIVSPIDTSDRTYVLLSALDETIIQHDQTFNLALHRFKGTYEPRGHKYITDFEYTPTPTITYRVGGVILKKEMLWIHKRTQLMIRYTLVDAHSETRLRLRPFLAFRDKHALTHANMEADGHSYPAVNGVKCRLYSSFPWLYLQTNKPDTEFVPAPDWYYNFEYLQDIARGYDGYEDLMTTGYFETELKKGESIIFSASLDEMGSAKTIEELFQGSIARRTHKIDFISCLEHSARQFLIRRPGNRTEVIAGYPWHGVSGRQTFVALPGITLRQNHKEDCIDALDTQVRNMCNGMFCGDFSAAAAADTPLWFFWTLQQLEAQIGAQAIWERYGEAMKQILESYKQGVAGRVILNDNGLIWASAERTPLTWMNSVIAGFPVTPRNGYQVEVNALWYNAVCYTLKLAAENGDKKFVKAWEKLPEKTKASFNELFHLAEGYLADSVGFEGPVKEIRPNMIIACGLPYKMLDEQAQLEVIQTVRQHLLTPKGLRTLSPRNPLYKGSQEGTPEERDFAGKNGSVWPWLLEFYVQACFDINGDAFLPQAEEILEGFEEDIQSYGIGSIGELFDADPPYAPRGAISQAWSVASVLDIHAMIQARKADKAETPKKKSTRKPAAKTAAKAEAKSEKKAETKAVKKTATKTTAKKATAKKAATK; encoded by the coding sequence ATGTCAGCATTAACCTTCGACAAAAGCGAACTCGGGAACCTGGAGTACTCCCTCCAGCGCGAAATGCTCGCTACCGACCGAATCGGCGGATACATGAGCACGACTATCGTCTGCTGCAATACGCGCCGATATCACGGATTGATCGTATCCCCGATCGATACCTCAGACCGGACCTATGTCCTCCTGTCGGCGCTCGACGAAACCATCATCCAGCACGACCAGACATTCAACCTGGCGCTCCACCGCTTCAAGGGGACTTACGAACCCCGGGGGCACAAGTACATCACCGACTTCGAGTACACCCCCACCCCCACCATTACCTATCGCGTGGGAGGCGTAATCCTCAAAAAGGAGATGCTCTGGATCCACAAGCGGACCCAGCTCATGATTCGTTACACGCTTGTCGATGCTCACTCCGAAACCCGGCTCAGGCTCCGGCCGTTCCTCGCGTTCCGCGACAAACATGCCCTGACCCATGCCAACATGGAGGCCGACGGCCACTCCTATCCCGCCGTAAACGGTGTGAAATGCAGACTCTACAGCTCATTCCCCTGGCTCTATCTCCAGACCAACAAGCCCGATACGGAGTTCGTGCCCGCTCCCGACTGGTACTACAACTTCGAGTACCTCCAGGACATCGCACGCGGATATGACGGATACGAGGACCTGATGACGACCGGATATTTCGAGACCGAACTCAAGAAGGGGGAAAGCATCATCTTCTCCGCGTCGCTTGACGAAATGGGATCCGCAAAGACCATCGAGGAGCTCTTCCAGGGCTCCATCGCCCGACGCACGCACAAGATCGACTTCATCAGCTGTCTCGAACACTCCGCCCGCCAGTTCCTGATCCGCCGCCCCGGAAACCGTACCGAGGTGATCGCAGGATACCCCTGGCACGGGGTTTCCGGACGACAGACCTTTGTCGCGCTGCCCGGAATCACGCTCCGCCAGAACCACAAAGAGGACTGCATCGATGCCCTCGACACCCAGGTCCGCAACATGTGCAACGGCATGTTCTGCGGAGACTTCTCCGCGGCCGCGGCCGCGGATACGCCCCTCTGGTTCTTCTGGACCCTCCAGCAGCTCGAAGCGCAGATCGGAGCCCAGGCCATCTGGGAACGATACGGCGAGGCCATGAAGCAGATCCTCGAATCATACAAGCAGGGAGTCGCAGGACGGGTCATCCTCAATGACAACGGACTGATCTGGGCTTCCGCGGAACGGACGCCACTGACGTGGATGAACTCCGTGATCGCAGGATTCCCCGTAACCCCGAGAAACGGATACCAGGTGGAGGTCAATGCGCTCTGGTACAATGCCGTATGCTACACCCTGAAACTCGCGGCTGAAAACGGAGACAAGAAGTTCGTCAAGGCCTGGGAGAAACTCCCCGAAAAGACAAAGGCCTCCTTCAACGAGCTCTTCCACCTCGCCGAAGGTTATCTGGCCGACTCCGTGGGATTCGAAGGCCCCGTCAAGGAGATCCGACCCAACATGATCATCGCCTGCGGGCTCCCCTACAAGATGCTCGACGAACAGGCGCAGCTCGAAGTCATCCAGACCGTCCGCCAGCACCTCCTCACCCCCAAGGGACTACGGACCCTATCACCCCGCAACCCCCTCTACAAGGGTTCGCAGGAGGGTACGCCCGAAGAGCGCGATTTCGCAGGAAAGAACGGTTCCGTTTGGCCCTGGCTCCTGGAGTTCTACGTCCAGGCCTGCTTCGACATCAACGGAGATGCCTTCCTGCCCCAGGCCGAGGAGATCCTCGAAGGATTTGAAGAGGACATCCAGTCCTATGGAATCGGGTCCATCGGTGAACTCTTCGATGCGGATCCCCCCTATGCGCCCCGCGGAGCTATCTCGCAGGCATGGAGCGTCGCTTCCGTACTGGACATCCACGCCATGATCCAGGCGCGCAAGGCGGACAAGGCCGAAACCCCGAAGAAGAAATCGACCCGGAAACCAGCCGCCAAAACAGCCGCAAAGGCGGAAGCCAAAAGCGAAAAGAAGGCCGAAACAAAAGCCGTAAAGAAAACCGCGACCAAAACCACGGCGAAAAAGGCCACGGCGAAAAAGGCCGCAACAAAATAA